AAGGCAGAGTGTCTTATgcctatgtattgtatgtaggcctaattgaaGCACTTCAGCCACACTTCaataaagtgaaaagaaaatgtTGCAGTGGTTGTTTTACTATCTAGCATTAACTACTtcagattttgtgaaattcagcTAGGACGTAGCCTAGTTAGCTAGTTAACTGTTCCTgatccacaaatagcctacatgataGATGTTGTGCCAGGCAACTGTAAGACACCATAAATGTCTCAAAGCCTGGATACTATTaactagtagcctactacacgTTTTCTCGTGCCATACAGGGTGGCTAGCTGCCTGCCAATCTGCAAGTCCACTCACTGGCAGAAAACAAAGCGAGTGGGTTGGGGACGCCTCACGATACACCTCCCCGTCCCTCCCCGGCGAGGAGAACATGTCGCACACAAACTAACCCAGCAGATAGAACTTAGATCGCagcttacctttaaaaaaatccaTGGAAAACAACATCCACTGAGAAGACAAATCCATTGTTTAAATCCATCACAAGTTTTCAGCAAGCCCATTCGCAATATAATTATGtgcaggctagctagcctaaaaTCTATCAAAGTGCAACGTTGTTCGGATGTTGTCATTCAATTTTAAGTGTCGCTATGAGTAAGCTATTAGCTAAAGCTAGATAGTGTTGGTTGCAAAATATTTGACTCCCATACGAACAAAACTACACAGCATGTCCTTAAGTCGATGTCCCTTTAATTTGTCAAGAAAGAAATCCAATCAATGTGTGACTCCTCCGCCGCCCGCATGACACAGACAGTAAATTATTATGTGTCCATGAGTAGCAAAATTCCTGTAATTGCATACGTTTCCAATGGCATTGGCTTGGATCATGTTGTGGCTGTTTTTTGGTTTTCTGGCTCTTAAAGTGTTATTTTACTTAAATTAAGTACAACGATAAAGTTTTAAAATGTTCCAGTGTAGCCTTctcattattttgtattttgtaatattCTGTTGATGGAGCCTAATATTAAGCCTTACTAGACAAAACTCACTAAATGTTATCTTAAGGCTATCATTGTTATCATATAAATGTTTCTATAGAGTGATAAAAGTCCAAATGGTCAATAAATTAGAAGTTAAGGTATTTTGCCTTTGTATGACCATTATTGTTTTGCAGATAATGCAAAGGCAGAATACAGTAACTTCCAaataagggtcaaaggtcaagtttgAGCTGATTTTTTTTCCATGTAGATACATGTATTCATTATGACAATTACTTGGCAAATTTTCAGTGTCCTACCTATCATGCAATTGGCTGGAcaacaaaaaaactttaaagtcatttttctcagtttcacactctggcgagttaaggtcttttgcctttgtagggcagtatTCCCTTCACTTGAGAGTGGACGACTTAATGTAAAATGACATGTGCAGCCATGGGCATTTAATTCAGCGTGTttgagttctgtgtgtgtgaatgacgaAGAGAAGTCCATGGTGCAGTGCGAAAGTTAGAATAGGCCTATTAGGCCAGTCAATCTAGCCCAAaaagaaaattgcaacagaaatgccTTATAGTTTTTATTGGTCCTAATACCCTCCTGAATCATATACTAAAAGTCTTCCGCCGAGGATGGAGtggaacatattttttttaaattatttttttagattAAAGGCCAAAGTTGTGCTCAACACTCTAATAGGGGGGGGGAATAAtttatatcactatgaaacttctccAGTTGATTAATGACATCATACCaaagaaaaaatgtattacaagtttttgagATTTTATGTTTATATATGCAAATTAACAGCAGCACCTGTACCGTGGTGGAACACAGCAGCTGTTCCGGAGCATAGGGTAGCGTAGGGGGAGTGAATCCAGTAAATGGTGGCAAAGATCTGTTTGACCAACCTTCTACTTGAGTACGTTTTCAACTCACTCCTACAGTGTGTTAGTTAGAACATATTCTCGTCATGGAATGGATACACAGTAAACATACACTCTAACACTACACCTGTTTTGTAATCATTTATCAGTGacacacaactacacctgtttatAATCATTTATCAGTGATACTACACCTGTTTATAATCATTTATCAGTGAGATACTACACCTGTTCAAAATTAGCATCACTGGAACAAAGAACCTACTGAAATACACAAGACAcataaaaactacacacacacggctatcataaaaaatataacacacacaaacacaaggctttcctaaaaatataacacacacacacacacaaggctttcctaaaaatataacacacacacacacacacaaggctttcttaaaaatataacacacacacacacacacacaagactttcCTAAAGtatataacaaacacacacacaagtctttCATAaagaatataacacacacaaggctttcTGCCAGAGGcacagtttttgtttttattcaaagccagtgatgtcaGATAAGATTGAATGGGTTGATATGTTGCCCCAAACTAAGATCCCAACCAATCAGGGCTCACTGATCTAAGATCCCAGCCAATCAGGGCTCACTGATCTAAGatcccagccaatcaggatTCACTGACCAGGACCCAGTAGTTCTGCTGCAGGTGAGTCTCGTGCTGCAGGTGAGTCTCGTGCTGCACACACTTCAGGTGCAGTGAGCTCCATCAGGggcacacatcatcatcatcatcatcatcatcatcacacacacacacacacatcaggacatcaccaccatcatcaccgctgccgccatcacacacacacacacacacacacacacacgtcaggtcatcaccaccatcatcatcaccatcacacacacacacacatatcaggtcatcaccatcatcatcatcatcaccatcacacacacacatacatacaaacacacacacacacagacaaacacacacacacacagactcatcacCTCTCTTTCTGTTAGAAATACTTTGTGAATGTTGCAGCCCACAGTTTATTACCTTtcactaataaacacacactctagaGCGCGGTCAGGGGGTACACGTATAAATCAGCGCTCTGATCGGCCAGTAGGGGGCAGCACTAGAGGGTCAGGGGGTACACGTATAGATCGGCCCTCTGGTCGGCCAGTAGGGGGCAGCACTAGAGGGTCAGGGGGTACACGTATAGATCGGCGCTCTGGTCGGCCAGTAGGGGGCAGCACTAGAGGGTCAGGGGGTACACGTATAGATCGGCGCTCTGGTCGGCCACCACCACGCTGGGTGTGCCCTGGAGCAGGGCGGGGCAGACCCAGTTCActttgtccgtgtgtgtgaaGCTGAGAGCGGGTCCGGTACTCTCCTGTGTCCCTGggcctgccccacacacacccgcctcggccccctcacacacaccctcccccgcGGCTGCACTCTGTGGGCCTCCTGCATGCTCCTCCCCCAGGGGCGTGGCTGTGGCTGGTGGGCGTCGGCCCTTCGGCCTGATTCTGGCTTTCCTGCGGCTGGCTGGCGGTCGGCTGCTGTTGCTGGCCTTGGCCTCCGGGGGGCGCGCGTGAGCGCTGACGTCCCACAGGGCCACCAGGCCGTCGTTGCCGGCGGAGAGCAGCCAGTAGGGGTGCGGCAGGAAGTGGACGAAGTGGGCCTGCGAGGCGCCCTGGCTGTGGCCCTGTAGCGCCCCCTGGTGGTCCAGATGAGACCCTGTGCCCACGCGCAGCAGGTGCAGACGGCCGTCCTCGGCAGCGCAGGCCAGCAGATCCCCACAGGAGGAGGCGGATGGGCCTGCGGGGGGTTGAACTGGATGGGCAGTGGGCCAGCGGGGGGTTGAACAGCTGACCGGGACGACCCGCCTGTTCCGCCTGCTCATGGGAGTCCTGCAGGTCCACTGCCCACAGCGGCCGAGTCTTCTGCAGGTTCCACAGCagcacctgcaacacacacgttTAGTTGCCATAAAATGGTCACGACGCTGTAGGAATGGCAGCATAGCTACGCCGTGGAGTTGACGTAGAAGCATGTTGAGCCCTtaaagtttaacaccatgaccTGCACGAGGGGTAAAGGAGTATCTAATAGCAgtaaagtttaacaccatgacgtgcacattaggagtatctaatagcagtgaagtttaacaccatgacgtgcacattaggagtatctaatagcagtgaagtttaacaccatgacgtgcacattaggagtatctaatagcagtaaagtttaacaccatgacgtgcacattaggagtatctaatagcagtaaagtttaacaccatgacgtgcacattaggagtatctaatagcagtaaagtttaacaccatgacgtGCACATTAGGGGCAAAGGTAACACCTGCGCTTACAGATGAAGAGGCTACCAATCATAGCTGACCCTCTCCCAgagcatctgtttactgtgtgtgctactgagcacgtttactgtgtgtgctattgagcacgtttactgtgtgtgctactgagcatgtttactgtgtgtgctattgagaatgtttactgtgtgtgctattgagcatgtttactgtgtgctattgagcatctgtttactgtgtgctattgagcatgtttactgtatgtgctactgagcatctgtttacggtgtgtgctattgagcatctgtttactgtgtgtgctatactgagcatctgtttactgtgtgtgctattgagcatctgtttactgtgtgtgctattgagcatctgtttactgtgtgtgctattgagcatctgtttatactgtgtgtgctattgagcatctgtgtactgtgtgtgctattgagcatgtttactgtgtgtgctattgagcatctgtttatactgtgtgctattgagcatctgtttatactgtgtgtgctattgagcatctgtgtactgtgtgtgctattgagcatgtttactgtgtgtgctattgagcatgtttactgtgtgtgctattgagcatctgtgctGGCGGGTAGCGGATGAGAACCAAAACGGTTTTGATATTAACACGGGTGACGGGTCGGATCTGGTGCTGAACTTGGCAGGTGTGGGCATGGACCCGTGCAGGACTCTGGAGCAGAGTGACCCGTGCTCTGATCTGCGCAGGCCAATTCTTCTGACCAATGCTAATCATTCGTGTTTGGAGTCGAGTTGAATACAGTTCCTCTGGAGTTGTGGGCATTGAGATGTATTTGTCTGCTGATGTGATGGTTGTATGATGTGATGGTTGTAAGCAAGTAAGTAAGTGTAAGTAAGTCTTTGGGCAACCAGAGAGCATCGGcgacacatacataaaaaagatgtCATACAAGCTACAACAATTATAGACCATTTTACATAGACTCACTATACATCGTACATAGTACATGGAACACAGGCAttacccaagcacacacacacacacccttacctgCATGTCGAGTCCAGCAGACACCAGGCTTTGCGGTCTTTGCGGTCGGAAGGCGACAGATGAgcagatgtttgtgtgtctgcgcaGCGTGCGGACAACTTTCCCGTTCTGCACCTCCACGATCCTCACGTCGCCCGAGTCGTCACCCGCAGCCAGCATGGTGCCCGTATCGTTGAACGACAGCCCGTTAATctcagtgtgtacctgtagtgtgtagtgtgtatgtgtagtgtgtagtgtgtacctgtagtgtgtagtgtgcacctgtattgtgtagtgtgcaactgtagtgtgtgtgtgtagtgtgcacctgtagtgtgtagtgtgtatgtgtagtgtgtgtgtgtagtgtgtagtgtgcacctgtagtgtgtagtgtgtattgtgtagtgtgtagtgtgcacctgtagtgtgtagtgtgtgtgtgtagtgtgcacctgtagtgtgtagtgtgtatgtgtagtgtgcacctttagtgtgtagtgtgtatgtgtagtgtgcacctgtagtgtgtatgtgtagtgtgtatgtgtagtgtgcacctgtagtgtgtatgtgtagtgtgtatgtgtagtgtgcacctgtagtgtgtagtgtgcacctgtagtgtgtatctatagtgtgtagggtgtgtacctgtagtgtgtagtgtgtacctgtagtgtgtagtgtgtagtgtgtatgtgtagtgtgtacctgtagtgtgtagtgtgcacctgtagtgtgtatgtgtagtgtgcacgtgtagtgtgcacgtgtagtgtgcacctgtagtgtgtacctgtagtgtgtatgtgtagtgtgcacctgtagtgtgtacctgtagtgtgtagtgtgtatgtgtagtgtgcacctgtagtgcacagtgtgtgtgtgtacctgtagtgtgtagtgtgcacctgtattgtgtagtgtgcacctgtagtgtgtagtgtgcaactgtagtgtgtatgtgtagtgtgcacctgtagtgtgtagtgtgtatgtgtagtgtgtgtgtgtgtagtgtgtagtgtgcacctgtagtgtgtattgtgtagtgtgtagtgtgcacctgtagtgtgtagtgtgtatgtgtagtgtgcacctttagtgtgtagtgtgtatgtgtagtgtgcacctgtagtgtgtatgtgtagtgtgtgtgtgtagtgtgtagtgtgcacctgtagtgtgtagtgtgtattgtgtagtgtgtatgtgtagtgtgcacctttagtgtgtagtgtgtagtgtgtatgtgtagtgtgtatgtgtagtttaatctgtatttataaaaaaaaattctgtggattagatggaagtgttaaaattatgatcgatagtctaataatgccattattaagtgaagagtacctgatgacttgttcaggacttgaaaaagattgggacttggacttggactcgacttggctttgatgagacttggacttggactcgacttgcccttctctctattcacttgggacttgacttggacttgagtgctaagacttgggacttacttgtgacttgccaaacagtgacttggtcccacctctggtgcaTAGGctacaggattacggctggcggcgccactgaccaaggccacagtagcctgtgaacctctgattttcaaaggggaatcacggccaatgcagggggcaactcttctcttcaatttcccttccaaattactttttattgtctgaagacatctatcgcaagaatctaacattctaagcaacagcaaagcaaatgcaagctaaccaaagtgcagtcggttctggttttggaaatcacacacttgctgaaaggtctcatctcatggtTTCTTCATTAATgatgcagtggtctgtagtgttgatgaatgccctgtgagccggttctggtgaaaaaaatgctcctgcgtctgtttcatgctgttctagtttggtggggaaggtgggcggggaggaacgactggatttcgcctctagtcatgaatattaatgacatgctaatgaattcacctctgattggctaacagtactgtgacgcttcctccagtgcgtcctcatccgattctgcctgtgctccatattcaactttacagtgctaaaacctggctaaaactcgagtcaaaactgttgcacaaaatgtcttcggagatacaacttcatgtgtttgatcctagtattcgagtaggaagaagaaccgcttcctgatcgtttgtcggtgaacgttggtttaatagaatggtaacaattgcctgtcagcttaaaatttctcctaaaagaggtaaacgtttgtgacaatcgtcatcttgctttcaagtaataaacagttggaaacgttttaaaataaagacctatttctttacacagtcaaaagtctttgcaatcttcctagtagatattttacttcataacacaggtaagcaccctaaatgcagttcagccactgacctagcctgctaatgctatcggaatagctagatagttatggtttgaattccatgatactatcattgaaagaccacttggtcatagcccaatatatatatagatctaaatgcaaacacgcctacctagctatattttgctggaattgtaccagaatgcctacagaagcagagaatgtgtgctgcaagacttctccggtaatgagaactatggctttgatagcctgacattggcagGTTAGCCTACTCTAGTTGTTTTCcgtcacgtatgacagaaaaagtagcctactataggaatcttatagtattttgggactaaatattacagtaatcttataggaacactatagtatttggacatactataagactactatatagaaaaactatagcggttacaggatattatagagttattagtagtacttctacagtatgtcccaattattcctataagattactataatattttgtcccaaatactataagattcctatactactttttcgtaaggagattgctcatgtggttagaaaaatgggcaacaccagtacccctgttgtctgtatgaccctgtacccaggattagaaccagtttgccttagcataatgtactcccttcaaaatgcactaaacattcgactatgacgactatggccctctgtgagacagaagatatgaaaggtaagataaacctttagcttaaaagggacaaaaactgatgaaactcctaaaacaaatatacaaaacag
This genomic interval from Alosa sapidissima isolate fAloSap1 unplaced genomic scaffold, fAloSap1.pri scaffold_501_ctg1, whole genome shotgun sequence contains the following:
- the LOC121700855 gene encoding WD repeat-containing protein 53-like; the protein is VHTEINGLSFNDTGTMLAAGDDSGDVRIVEVQNGKVVRTLRRHTNICSSVAFRPQRPQSLVSAGLDMQVLLWNLQKTRPLWAVDLQDSHEQAEQAGRPGQLFNPPLAPSASSCGDLLACAAEDGRLHLLRVGTGSHLDHQGALQGHSQGASQAHFVHFLPHPYWLLSAGNDGLVALWDVSAHARPPEAKASNSSRPPASRRKARIRPKGRRPPATATPLGEEHAGGPQSAAAGEGVCEGAEAGVCGAGPGTQESTGPALSFTHTDKVNWVCPALLQGTPSVVVADQSADLYVYPLTL